A genome region from Myroides fluvii includes the following:
- the cysS gene encoding cysteine--tRNA ligase has protein sequence MALYQEQQLKVYNSLSGEKEVFVPIHTGKVGMYVCGPTVYNYVHLGNCRTFISFDLVFRYLKHLGYQVRYVRNITDVGHIVDDADEGEDKIAKRARMEQIEPMEIVQKYTVNFHNTLKQFNNLPPSIEPTATGHIIEQIAIIQGIIDNGFAYEINGSVYFDVEKYNKEHHYGILSGRKIEDLLSNTRDLDGQSDKRNPLDFALWKNAESQHIMRWPSPWGDGFPGWHLECTAMSTKYLGNHFDIHGGGMDLKFPHHECEIAQNEACTGNTPVNFWMHANMLTLNGKKMAKSTGNNILPNELFSGENAVLSKAFAPAVVRFFMLQAHYRSVLDFSDEAILASERGFNRLMEAVKHMGELPVSAQSTVDIQGWRQQCYAAMNDDFNSPILISHLFEGVRLVNVIKEGKETITAEDLTLFISLMHAFVFDVLGLESTNVMAANNDKLEGVVNMLIQMRNEARANKDFAMSDHIRDELAKLEIQLKDGKEGTSFSL, from the coding sequence ATGGCATTATATCAAGAACAACAATTAAAAGTTTACAATTCTCTTTCGGGAGAAAAAGAAGTTTTCGTACCCATTCACACGGGTAAAGTAGGAATGTATGTTTGTGGACCAACGGTTTACAACTATGTGCATTTGGGAAACTGTAGAACTTTTATTTCTTTTGACTTGGTATTCCGCTATTTGAAACACTTAGGGTATCAAGTGCGCTATGTCCGCAATATTACGGACGTTGGGCATATTGTTGACGATGCGGATGAAGGCGAGGATAAGATTGCCAAACGCGCGCGTATGGAGCAAATTGAGCCAATGGAAATCGTACAAAAATACACGGTAAACTTCCATAATACTCTGAAGCAATTCAACAATTTACCACCGAGTATTGAGCCTACAGCAACAGGACACATCATTGAGCAAATTGCTATCATCCAGGGGATTATAGACAATGGATTTGCCTATGAAATAAATGGATCTGTTTATTTTGACGTAGAAAAATACAACAAGGAACACCATTATGGAATCCTGAGCGGACGCAAGATTGAAGATTTACTGTCAAATACTAGAGATTTAGATGGGCAGTCAGACAAGCGCAATCCGTTGGATTTCGCACTTTGGAAAAATGCAGAGTCTCAGCACATTATGCGTTGGCCTTCTCCATGGGGAGATGGATTTCCAGGATGGCATTTGGAGTGTACAGCCATGAGTACAAAATACTTGGGGAATCACTTCGACATTCACGGAGGAGGAATGGATTTGAAATTCCCGCACCACGAATGTGAGATTGCTCAAAACGAAGCTTGTACGGGTAACACACCTGTAAACTTCTGGATGCACGCGAATATGTTGACGCTAAACGGCAAGAAGATGGCCAAATCAACAGGAAACAATATCTTGCCCAATGAGTTATTCTCTGGAGAGAATGCTGTTTTGAGTAAAGCATTTGCTCCTGCAGTGGTTCGCTTCTTTATGTTGCAAGCCCACTACAGAAGTGTGTTGGATTTCTCGGATGAAGCAATCTTGGCTTCTGAACGCGGATTCAATCGCTTGATGGAGGCGGTTAAACACATGGGTGAATTGCCCGTTTCTGCTCAATCTACAGTGGATATCCAAGGGTGGAGACAACAGTGTTATGCTGCGATGAATGACGACTTTAATAGTCCGATTTTAATTTCTCATCTATTTGAAGGTGTTCGCTTAGTGAATGTCATCAAAGAAGGAAAAGAAACCATCACAGCAGAAGATTTAACCCTGTTTATTTCGTTAATGCACGCCTTTGTATTTGATGTATTGGGATTAGAATCAACGAATGTCATGGCGGCAAACAACGACAAATTAGAAGGCGTTGTCAACATGTTAATTCAGATGCGAAATGAGGCGAGAGCAAATAAAGATTTTGCGATGTCCGATCACATTCGCGATGAACTAGCCAAGCTGGAGATTCAATTAAAAGACGGCAAAGAAGGTACATCCTTTTCTTTATAA
- the yidD gene encoding membrane protein insertion efficiency factor YidD: MLRKILIAPFILLVRFYQGGISPFFPPTCRYTPTCSHYTIDALKKHGLLKGGWLAIKRISSCGPWGGKGYDPVP; encoded by the coding sequence ATGTTGCGAAAGATACTCATTGCCCCATTTATTTTATTGGTGCGCTTTTACCAAGGGGGAATCTCTCCTTTTTTTCCACCAACGTGTCGCTATACACCAACTTGTTCGCATTATACAATTGATGCCTTGAAGAAACACGGCCTTTTGAAAGGTGGCTGGCTGGCAATTAAGCGAATTAGCAGTTGTGGTCCCTGGGGAGGGAAAGGCTATGATCCGGTACCTTAA
- the lgt gene encoding prolipoprotein diacylglyceryl transferase: MIWNPSEGFDLGFMQLRYYSLMFVVAFGLGWFVMKKIYDREGLSVDKLDKLFIYTVLATLIGARLGHVFFYDWDYFKHNLMEIILPVRFSPKFEIVGFSGLASHGAAIGIIITMYYYSKNVIQKPILWILDRVVIPVTLGGIFVRLGNFFNSEIVGHETTSALGIRFIRDRFTPREAMELTGINNHNAAYEAIQHNPQFAHVLAEVLPKHPTQLYEAFGYVIVFLILYFMYWKTDARKYGGYIFGVFLVLLWMVRFIVEFVKGSQGGFEETLGLLSTGQWLSIPFILAGVYLWATAKKRIYA, translated from the coding sequence ATGATTTGGAATCCTTCGGAAGGTTTTGATTTAGGTTTTATGCAATTGCGTTACTACAGCTTAATGTTTGTAGTGGCCTTTGGTTTAGGTTGGTTCGTAATGAAAAAAATATACGACCGCGAGGGATTAAGCGTTGATAAATTGGATAAGCTATTCATCTATACGGTCCTGGCAACTTTGATAGGTGCGCGTTTAGGACATGTATTCTTCTATGATTGGGATTATTTTAAACACAATTTAATGGAAATTATCCTACCGGTTCGCTTTTCACCAAAATTCGAAATTGTGGGATTCAGCGGTTTAGCAAGTCATGGAGCAGCGATAGGAATTATCATAACGATGTATTACTACAGTAAAAATGTGATTCAGAAGCCTATTTTATGGATTTTAGACCGTGTGGTGATTCCTGTAACGCTAGGAGGGATTTTTGTTCGCTTAGGGAATTTCTTCAACTCTGAAATCGTTGGACACGAAACTACAAGCGCCTTGGGAATTCGCTTTATTCGCGATCGTTTTACGCCACGTGAAGCGATGGAGCTTACGGGGATCAACAATCACAATGCGGCCTATGAAGCGATTCAACACAATCCTCAATTTGCACACGTATTAGCAGAGGTACTACCTAAGCATCCCACGCAGTTATACGAAGCTTTTGGCTATGTTATTGTGTTCTTGATTTTGTATTTCATGTATTGGAAAACGGATGCTAGAAAGTATGGTGGCTACATCTTTGGTGTATTCTTGGTATTGCTGTGGATGGTGCGTTTCATCGTAGAGTTTGTAAAGGGAAGTCAAGGTGGATTTGAAGAAACCTTAGGGCTTTTGTCAACAGGGCAGTGGTTGAGTATTCCATTCATCCTCGCAGGGGTATATTTATGGGCAACGGCTAAAAAGAGAATTTACGCGTAA